In Cicer arietinum cultivar CDC Frontier isolate Library 1 chromosome 7, Cicar.CDCFrontier_v2.0, whole genome shotgun sequence, the genomic window TGCATGCGGACAGGATTGCAGCTCTAAAGGTAGTGACCTCCATACTTACTAATACTAGGAAGCATAATGATATTCACTTTTTTGTTTTACCTCTGTTATTTATAGAGTACCTcattattcaattatatttgTTTGTAATAGAAAGAAGTAGAGAAACGGGAGGCTTGGAAAAAGAAAGGTCATGGGGAATATAGGGAGGTAACTGAAGGGGATTTCTTGGGTGAAGTCACTGGAAGTGAAAAAGTGATATGTCATTTCTATCATAAGGAGTTCTATCGATGCAAGTATGTCTTTTACGCAAATTATTGTTCATTGAATCTAACACATGTTTCTATCTCTTGATACATCAAAAGTAACAATTTCATGTGCATGGTGCTTTTGTTGCATCAACAAATGCTTTCAGGATAATGGATAAGCACTTAAAGTCCCTCTCACCGAAACATATTGATTCCAAGTTCATCAGGCTTGATGCAGAGGTCAACATGAACACTTTGTATATAGATTAGATATTTACTGTTTGCTCATAGTTGAGTCAATGTAGCTATAagatttgacattttattttaatacaaatGTTTGCCTCGGTAATTCAATAAAAGTGTTTaactattgaaaatgaaatgcagaATGCACCATTCTTTGTAACGAAATTGGCAATCAAGACTTTGCCTTGTGTCATACTGTTCAGGTGAGGATTAAAATCTTTTACTTCTTGAATTTTTCGGAATTAAGTGCTTTCTCTGTTAGGTCTAAAAATCTTAGGATAAAGTTGATTTATTAGGTAAATGTTTCTTTTTTCAGACAAGGAGTTGCAGTAGATAGGTTGGTAGGGTTTCAAGATCTGGGAGGGAAAGATGATTTTAGTACTAACGCGCTGGAGGCGCTGCTGATAAAGAAGGGTACTATTTCTGTATGTCCTCTATCCTTTTCATTTGTTAGTGGCTGTAATGTTTTTCTAATTGTCATTTGACAGGTATTATTGCCGAGAAAAAAGAcgaagatgatgaagataatgTATATGATGAAAGTAAACGTAGAACTGTTAGAACCTCAGTGGCAGctgattctgattctgattaAAATTAATCATCCGGCGGcatcataaaaaaatagagcGGAGTTTATCTTGTTCATATCTTTGTGGATTTCTGGCTTGTATAATTATTGTTACATCTGTGGTTTAATGTATTACTACATTCCTTCATAGACTCTACCAATCTACTACTTCTACATGAACCTTTTAT contains:
- the LOC101504317 gene encoding thioredoxin domain-containing protein PLP3B, coding for MDPDTVKSTLTNLAFGNVIAAAARDYKKELLTQEKAAQSSSINEEVDLDELMDDPELEKLHADRIAALKKEVEKREAWKKKGHGEYREVTEGDFLGEVTGSEKVICHFYHKEFYRCKIMDKHLKSLSPKHIDSKFIRLDAENAPFFVTKLAIKTLPCVILFRQGVAVDRLVGFQDLGGKDDFSTNALEALLIKKGIIAEKKDEDDEDNVYDESKRRTVRTSVAADSDSD